The DNA sequence CGGCGCATTAAATCGTACAATACCGACTCTTCCTCGGCAACGATCAATTCCCGCAAAGACAATACACCTTCCAGGAAGCCCCGTTCATTCATAACATACAAATAATAGATGGTCTCGGCCGTCGAAGCGAACGTCCGGATTTCACCAATGGCCTGACTTACGGTCATCCATCCGGAAAGCCGTATGTATTTTGTCGTCATGCAGGCCCCCGCCGTTCCAGCAGCATACTGCAGCAGCTCTCGGACACCCTCGGCCTCTTCGGCCATCAAGTCTAACAAACCTTCCATTTTATCGACCGGAAGCTCGCCCAGAATGTCAGCTACTTCATCGGGAGGCAATTCCGCCAAGATAGTCAATGCCTGCTGCTGTTCCATCTGGCGGAAAATTTCAACCTGAGTTTCCAGTTCCAGCTCGGCCAGCGCATCAATCGTCTGCCGGGAATTCAGATGTTCAATAAATGCCGACCGGCGCTTATAATCCATCTCTTCCAGCAAGTCGGCTATATCGGCCGGATGAATCTGCTCCAACTGCTGCTTTTCCATATTGAGCTGCAGCGCGGCATTCCAGCTTTCCAACGGTTTTATATATTGCCAGCTTACCAATTTGTTCTTACAGCGTTTAAACAAAAATTCCAGCCCCAGCCGTCGGAATAAACCTCGGATACCAATATCCACAGCGACTAAAACCATCTGACTGCTACCTTCCCGCGCAAGCCACGACAGCGTAATGTCGTTGACCCTTACCAGCTTAAAGCCTTTCAAATCAATAATCTGCTTATCCAGCAGCCATTTGCTGATATAGATTTCTTCCTCCTGCAACGGCATGATGCAGGAGGAAGAAAAGTCCTGACTAAGAAACACACCATCCGCATCACAGCGTTCCACTAAATCAAAAGGGATCAAATCATCCTTGTTATTTACATATTTGATGCCCGACACCTCCGGATGGCTGTAATGCCAGCGTACCGTCATATCCTTTACGCATCCGACCCTTTGCCTGGCAGCATCATATACCGATTTGCCCAATAGCTGACTAAAGTAAAACTCACCCAATACTTTTACCGCATACATCTCTGGCCCTCCTCTCTTGGCAGGATCAATGTAGCAAAGCTTTCCGCCGGCTCCTTTTTTCCGAACCGATTCCACTACAGTATATGCCTGGTCCGGCGGAAGGTGAAAGGCGCCGTTCCATGTCGCAACAGCCTCGCTGCGTTATTTTACTTACACAATATAAAAAGCTGCGACCATCGTCGCAGCTTGTAAAAACTTAGCACGCTATATCATGTAGTCAGGCATGGCTTGTCCCGCACAACGGCGCCATGCGTTTTTTCTTTTTATCTTCATACAGCACTTTATCAGCCAGGGAAATAATCTGGTCCCGTTCCATCTTATCATGCACCGTTATAATGCCGACACTAATAGTCGCATCATAACAGGGGCCGCTCTCATAAACAAGCGCTTTAAGATATTCCGTCAGTCTTTCTATATCCTGATTTGCCGTGTTGGGAAAGATAATGGCAAATTCATCGCCGCCCCAACGGGTAATCACCGCCCGTTGTCCTACCGATTGCTTAAGCAGTTTAGCCAGGGAGATCAACAGCTCGTCACCGGCTGTATGTCCGTAAACGTCATTAATCTCTTTAAAATAATCTATATCAATAAGAGCAAAGCAAAATGTTCCGCCGTCCTTTTTTATATGCTGCAGTTCCTTTTGCAGCCGGACGTTAAAATACCGTCTGTTCCAAAGCTGTGTCAAGGAATCGGTATTGGAAAGCAAATAAAGTTTTTGCAGCAAATTACCGATCACCATACCGCCCATAAAAAAAAGAATGACTTCAGTAACCTGCGCGGCGCGGACATAGCCAGGGTAATCGGACAGCAAATAGCTGTCCAGC is a window from the Propionispora hippei DSM 15287 genome containing:
- a CDS encoding GGDEF domain-containing protein: MAKLFYKYSPAILGSVGALIATGFCVLDSYLLSDYPGYVRAAQVTEVILFFMGGMVIGNLLQKLYLLSNTDSLTQLWNRRYFNVRLQKELQHIKKDGGTFCFALIDIDYFKEINDVYGHTAGDELLISLAKLLKQSVGQRAVITRWGGDEFAIIFPNTANQDIERLTEYLKALVYESGPCYDATISVGIITVHDKMERDQIISLADKVLYEDKKKKRMAPLCGTSHA
- a CDS encoding magnesium transporter codes for the protein MYAVKVLGEFYFSQLLGKSVYDAARQRVGCVKDMTVRWHYSHPEVSGIKYVNNKDDLIPFDLVERCDADGVFLSQDFSSSCIMPLQEEEIYISKWLLDKQIIDLKGFKLVRVNDITLSWLAREGSSQMVLVAVDIGIRGLFRRLGLEFLFKRCKNKLVSWQYIKPLESWNAALQLNMEKQQLEQIHPADIADLLEEMDYKRRSAFIEHLNSRQTIDALAELELETQVEIFRQMEQQQALTILAELPPDEVADILGELPVDKMEGLLDLMAEEAEGVRELLQYAAGTAGACMTTKYIRLSGWMTVSQAIGEIRTFASTAETIYYLYVMNERGFLEGVLSLRELIVAEEESVLYDLMRRKVVAVTPKETTPRIAGIMAKYGFLALPVVDGQGKMLGLVTVDDILSMLVEERDKFDAPPLLAVSARIGRERYR